A window of Candidatus Binataceae bacterium genomic DNA:
TTGGGTTTTCAGATTGGGAATACGCGGCGTGGAACTGAGGTGACTCAATTCCTGCGAAAACGCCTAGGCAGCATGAAACAACGCACGCTGAATCGCCGGCAGCACTTCGCCTTCGTAGCGCTCGACGTGCGTGGCGAGCGTTCGCGAGAGAGCAAGCAGGGATTTCGCGAAACCCTCGCGGTCGCTGGAATCTTCAGAGGTTCCTCGGAGTCCCGCGTAAGACCCGAGCACGGCTAATAACCTGCGCATCTCCCGGCGTTCGTTCTCGAGCGTTTCGCCAAGTGCGACCGCAATCGCGCGATGTGCCTCGCCCCACGTCAGAACAAGCTCATCTTCGATTTGCAGATGCGACCAGAGATAGCGCCGGATGCTCTCCCACACTTCCATCGCCCGCGCACTAGTTTGATTGTCGTTCGGATCCGCAGCGAGCCTGGTAGCCACCAGAGCCAATTGCATGATCTGCTCGTCCAGTTTCAGGTGCTCGCGTGCCAAACACGAAACGAGACTATTGATCATCGGAACTTCGAGATCAGGCAGCGCTGTAAAGCAGTCGGTTTTTTTTCCGTTCGCGACCTCTATGGCTTTCATCTGTCATGCTCCGCTTACAAACCTCTAGCAATAGCGATGCCTAATGCGGCCTGGCTTGAGATCGCCGGTAGTGCCACGACCCTGGCTCACTCTAAATGATCTCTTGCCGCGAATAGCGGCGAGCGGTTTGCTCTTGAAAATCACCGAACTCTCAAGAGCGGTTGCCGAAGTCACGCGGCGTGACAGCCGAGCGAGAGCCTTTTGTTCTGGCAGGAACCTCTAGCTGAGAGAGCCGCCCCGCCAGAAACCTCAATTCTCTGACCGTTCACCCAGCCATTCTCGTGCGAGAGAAGCGCAGCGATCGTCGGTCCAACGTCATCAGGTACTCCCGCACGACCCAGTGCGGTCATTTCGGCAACCTGTCTGTTGACTTCGGGATTGTCCCGCACCATGCCACCGCTAAAATCAGTCTGAATCGCGCCCGGCGCGACCACCATTTGCGGTGATCGCACGCGGTCCGAGTTCCTTGGCCAGGTAGCGGGTCAGAACCTCGACGGCTCCTTTTGCGGCTGCGTATGCAGAACTCCCTGGAAAAGAGAAGCGTGTCAGGCCCGATGAAATATTCACGAGGCGTCCGCCGTCATTCATCACGGGCAGCAATTTCTGGGTCAGGAAGTAGACGCCTTTGAAATGGACGTTGACCACCTCATCGAACTGGGCCTCCGTCATTTGCTCAAAGCCGACCTGCAGGGAATTGCCTGCATTGTGTTCACAAGGTAGTCAAAGCGCTCCCTTCTCCAGGTCCCCAGCATCTTGCGCACATCGGCCACGAATCCGTCGAATGAATGCGTATCACCGAGGTCGAGGCGGAATGCGGCGGCTTTCCTTCCGATAGCTTCGATTTCGGCGATGAGAGACTCAGCTTCTCGCCGATTCGAGTGGTAGGTAAAGATGATGTCGGCGCCGCGCCGAGAGAGATTGATGGCAGTGTTGCGGCCGATACCACGGCTACCACCGGTGATGATGGCGGTCTTGTCCGTCAGGGTCTT
This region includes:
- a CDS encoding hemerythrin domain-containing protein, encoding MKAIEVANGKKTDCFTALPDLEVPMINSLVSCLAREHLKLDEQIMQLALVATRLAADPNDNQTSARAMEVWESIRRYLWSHLQIEDELVLTWGEAHRAIAVALGETLENERREMRRLLAVLGSYAGLRGTSEDSSDREGFAKSLLALSRTLATHVERYEGEVLPAIQRALFHAA